In Desulfomicrobium macestii, the following proteins share a genomic window:
- a CDS encoding GGDEF domain-containing protein: MANHNLPPDEALLEELETLEKELRLPQASSEVAALVRLIGSDPSWTERLRQKKLEQWVVLPLQGDKFPALVGLKKHIEHLTVLQGQDALTGLANRRGFDQAMAMEVERSSRFKTPLTLCIMDLDNFKAVNDIYGHPCGDDVLKAVASILLTEMRMIDTAARIGGEEFALLLPGTGQARALKLLERVQAVIQDTRIICGDTQFTMTMSMGVASYRGKLTPDPVKLLAEADKALYRAKRAGKNRIETSPILDLVHGEEQSLVHQNEKRFLFSSFSDPSSSAE, translated from the coding sequence ATGGCAAATCATAATCTCCCCCCCGACGAAGCGTTGCTGGAAGAGCTGGAGACCCTGGAAAAGGAACTGCGCTTGCCTCAGGCAAGCTCCGAAGTGGCGGCCCTGGTCCGGCTGATCGGCTCCGACCCGTCCTGGACCGAACGGCTGCGTCAGAAAAAACTTGAACAGTGGGTCGTCCTGCCCCTGCAGGGCGACAAATTTCCGGCGCTGGTCGGACTCAAGAAGCACATCGAGCATCTGACCGTCCTGCAGGGCCAGGATGCATTGACCGGCCTGGCCAATCGCCGGGGATTCGACCAGGCCATGGCCATGGAGGTGGAACGCTCCTCGCGCTTCAAGACGCCCCTGACGCTGTGCATCATGGATCTGGACAACTTCAAGGCCGTCAACGACATTTACGGGCATCCCTGCGGAGACGATGTTCTAAAAGCCGTGGCGTCGATCTTGCTTACCGAAATGAGAATGATTGATACGGCGGCCCGCATCGGCGGCGAGGAGTTCGCACTTCTGCTTCCGGGCACGGGACAGGCACGGGCCCTGAAGCTCCTGGAGCGCGTCCAGGCGGTCATTCAGGACACCAGAATCATCTGTGGCGACACACAGTTCACCATGACCATGTCCATGGGCGTGGCGAGCTACAGGGGCAAACTCACGCCCGACCCGGTAAAACTTCTGGCCGAGGCGGACAAGGCCCTGTACCGCGCCAAACGGGCCGGAAAAAACAGGATCGAGACCTCGCCCATCCTGGACCTCGTCCACGGAGAGGAACAGTCGCTGGTGCACCAGAACGAAAAACGCTTTCTTTTTTCCTCATTCTCCGATCCATCTTCAAGCGCGGAGTAG
- the prfB gene encoding peptide chain release factor 2 (programmed frameshift), whose product MLQYSELKARAAQLDERFSDFWRRLDLRRSKERLNEIEKQLSSPGAWDKPELLTPVLQEKTQLESRVDEWEALLQARDNALEWVEMAASEQTEEMLHALDEALEELSAKLEAAQMRTLLSDPEDVSEAILEIHPGAGGTESQDWAEMLLRMYRRFAERTGFKVELLDLLPGDEAGIKSVTLHIHGPYAYGQLKGEKGTHRLIRISPFDSSGRRHTSFASVDVYPDAGQDIEIEIRDEDIRVDIFRSSGPGGQSVNTTDSAVRVTHIPTGLVAQCQNEKSQHKNKEAAMKVLKARLYELELQKIASERQAEYIAKGAIAFGSQIRTYTLQPYRLVKDHRTGTDTSNVDAVLDGNIDAFIHNYLLYLHGKS is encoded by the exons ATGCTGCAATATTCAGAACTCAAGGCCAGGGCCGCGCAACTGGACGAACGCTTCAGCGACTTCTGGAGGCGGCTT GACTTGCGCAGGAGCAAGGAACGCCTCAACGAAATTGAAAAACAACTGTCCTCGCCGGGAGCCTGGGACAAACCCGAACTGCTGACCCCGGTACTCCAGGAAAAAACCCAGCTTGAAAGCCGTGTTGACGAATGGGAAGCCCTTCTGCAAGCCCGTGACAACGCCCTGGAATGGGTCGAGATGGCCGCCTCGGAGCAGACCGAAGAGATGCTGCATGCCCTGGACGAAGCCCTTGAGGAATTGAGCGCCAAGCTGGAGGCCGCCCAGATGCGAACCCTGCTGAGCGATCCCGAGGATGTAAGCGAGGCCATCCTCGAAATTCATCCCGGCGCGGGCGGGACCGAGTCCCAGGACTGGGCCGAGATGCTGCTGCGCATGTATCGCCGTTTCGCCGAGCGGACGGGTTTCAAGGTCGAGCTTCTGGATCTTCTGCCCGGCGACGAGGCGGGCATCAAGAGCGTGACTCTGCACATTCACGGCCCTTACGCATATGGCCAGCTCAAGGGCGAGAAGGGAACCCACCGCCTGATCCGCATCTCGCCCTTCGATTCCAGCGGTCGTCGGCACACCTCCTTCGCCTCCGTCGACGTCTACCCCGACGCGGGCCAGGACATCGAAATCGAGATCCGCGACGAGGACATCCGGGTCGACATCTTCCGTTCCAGCGGACCGGGAGGTCAGTCCGTGAACACGACGGATTCGGCAGTGCGCGTGACGCACATCCCAACGGGCCTGGTGGCCCAGTGCCAGAACGAAAAGTCCCAGCACAAGAACAAGGAGGCGGCCATGAAAGTCCTGAAAGCCCGCCTTTACGAGCTTGAACTGCAAAAAATAGCGAGCGAGCGGCAGGCCGAGTATATCGCCAAGGGAGCCATCGCGTTCGGCTCCCAGATCAGGACCTACACCCTGCAGCCCTACCGCCTGGTCAAGGACCATCGCACAGGCACGGACACAAGCAATGTCGACGCGGTCCTCGACGGCAACATTGACGCATTCATTCACAACTATCTCCTGTATCTGCATGGCAAATCATAA
- the lnt gene encoding apolipoprotein N-acyltransferase, translated as MNRFGPMGMAFIGTWFGFANPLLHFPMAILLLPAALILSALWAKSHAQAFKNGFLTALPGYAASLYWLAIPVHDHGGLPWVLALPCPVLVGALLAAYAGVFCMGVHLIKPQIFQPLAMLTLGLLWASLELVRNHFLTGFSWLPLAQALAPWPTTLGLAAWVGGFGISGLIVCVSHSLLIGNSAARMAILPLIGLCLLPGLTSSPRNPEATASVSMIQGNIDQGLKWDVGMQADILKTYLDLSFKAVAENAPDLVVWPETAMPFYFQDPSDLTTNMRLGVARMQVPVLAGAPAYSIPMEPDAPPYVLHNRAYLLGANGEPLAAYDKEHLVPFGEYVPLGKWLPFITKLVPGQFEFRPGRNTEPLQSGPLAMGLLICYEAIFPELAQKQVERGANVLVNISNDAWFGHSSAPWQHLHLSVLRAVEQNRAIIRSTNSGVSAFIGPDGSLRGPTTLFSTSIAHDPAIPLLTEKTFYHEHFYLIHMAFPILTIAFLWMLWRTGLKIHT; from the coding sequence TTGAACCGTTTCGGTCCCATGGGCATGGCGTTCATTGGGACCTGGTTCGGCTTTGCCAATCCGCTCCTGCACTTTCCCATGGCCATACTGCTGCTGCCCGCCGCGCTCATCCTGTCCGCGCTCTGGGCCAAAAGCCATGCTCAGGCCTTCAAAAACGGGTTCCTGACAGCGCTGCCCGGATATGCCGCCAGCCTTTACTGGCTGGCGATACCCGTGCACGACCACGGCGGATTGCCATGGGTGTTGGCCCTGCCCTGCCCGGTCCTGGTCGGAGCCCTGCTCGCCGCTTACGCAGGGGTCTTCTGCATGGGCGTGCACCTGATCAAACCCCAGATATTCCAGCCCCTGGCCATGCTCACCCTTGGGCTGCTGTGGGCCAGTCTGGAACTGGTTCGCAACCACTTCCTGACCGGCTTTTCCTGGCTGCCCCTGGCCCAGGCCCTGGCCCCCTGGCCTACTACCCTGGGTCTGGCCGCCTGGGTGGGCGGCTTCGGGATATCCGGGCTGATTGTGTGCGTGAGCCATAGCCTTCTCATCGGCAATAGTGCCGCACGCATGGCCATACTCCCCCTGATCGGCCTGTGCCTGCTGCCCGGGTTGACGTCCAGCCCCCGTAATCCCGAGGCCACGGCTTCGGTGTCCATGATCCAGGGCAACATCGATCAGGGCCTCAAATGGGATGTGGGCATGCAGGCGGACATCCTTAAAACCTATCTGGACCTTTCGTTCAAGGCCGTCGCCGAAAACGCGCCGGACCTTGTCGTGTGGCCGGAAACAGCCATGCCCTTCTATTTCCAGGACCCGTCCGACCTGACCACGAACATGCGCCTGGGCGTGGCGCGGATGCAGGTGCCGGTCCTGGCCGGAGCCCCGGCCTACTCCATCCCGATGGAACCGGACGCGCCCCCGTATGTCCTGCACAATCGCGCCTATCTTCTGGGCGCAAACGGGGAACCCCTGGCCGCCTACGACAAGGAGCACCTCGTACCCTTCGGCGAATACGTGCCCCTGGGCAAATGGCTGCCCTTCATCACCAAGCTGGTCCCGGGGCAGTTCGAATTCAGGCCCGGCCGCAACACCGAACCGCTCCAGTCCGGCCCGCTGGCAATGGGCCTTTTGATCTGCTACGAAGCAATCTTTCCGGAACTGGCCCAAAAGCAGGTCGAGCGTGGGGCCAACGTGCTGGTCAACATCAGCAACGACGCCTGGTTCGGCCACTCGTCGGCGCCGTGGCAACACCTGCATCTCTCCGTGCTGCGCGCCGTGGAACAGAACCGGGCCATCATCCGCTCCACCAACTCCGGCGTGAGCGCCTTCATCGGCCCTGATGGAAGCCTGCGCGGACCAACGACACTCTTCTCGACCAGTATCGCGCATGATCCGGCCATACCGCTCTTGACAGAGAAGACCTTTTACCACGAACATTTTTATTTGATTCACATGGCCTTTCCCATCCTGACGATCGCCTTTCTTTGGATGTTATGGCGGACAGGTCTAAAAATACACACATAA
- a CDS encoding hemolysin family protein — MLLNVLQLDDKQAYEIMIPRTDIVCAEIDETITEVARKFFESGHSRLPIYKETKDQIVGVLHCKELLRFFVGDEEAPTDLASVLRPPYFIPETKNVKNILLDFQSNKQHMAIVLDEYGGTAGLVTLEDVLEEIVGDIEDEYDPIRPEDIQPMDEGTYLVSGRTILEDLHEECGILLESEQVETVGGYISEQLGRVPETDESLELQGYTFLIKEADVKQIQWVIVSKPVS, encoded by the coding sequence ATGCTTTTGAACGTTCTGCAGCTTGATGACAAACAAGCATACGAAATCATGATCCCCCGCACGGACATTGTCTGTGCCGAAATCGACGAAACAATCACGGAAGTCGCCAGAAAGTTCTTTGAAAGCGGGCACTCACGCCTGCCCATTTACAAGGAAACCAAGGATCAGATTGTAGGCGTGCTGCACTGCAAGGAGCTGCTGCGCTTTTTTGTAGGCGACGAAGAGGCCCCGACGGACCTGGCGTCCGTCCTGCGGCCGCCATATTTCATTCCGGAAACCAAGAACGTCAAAAACATTCTGCTGGATTTCCAGAGCAACAAACAGCACATGGCCATCGTTCTGGACGAGTACGGCGGAACGGCGGGGCTGGTCACCCTCGAAGACGTCTTGGAAGAAATCGTCGGCGACATCGAGGACGAATACGATCCCATACGCCCCGAGGATATCCAGCCCATGGATGAAGGCACGTATCTGGTTTCCGGACGAACCATCCTTGAAGACTTGCACGAGGAATGCGGCATCCTGTTGGAATCCGAACAGGTTGAAACCGTGGGCGGTTACATCAGCGAACAGCTCGGCCGCGTTCCCGAGACCGACGAATCCCTGGAGTTGCAGGGTTACACGTTTCTCATCAAGGAAGCAGATGTCAAACAAATCCAATGGGTCATCGTCTCAAAGCCAGTGTCATGA
- a CDS encoding PilZ domain-containing protein, whose protein sequence is MIDLFSIQASENPLRQISLAFFNSGGHQPEESRIVTTAILVGAAILVYIIWKRLGGGAPWNRQSGSTVIPKDISSILEQAMVLRSRIDMSFHPIATSRQTISCTLFELADTGITLEMPLGVNPSDAWIGKLMVCYFRIPRENKQPYYYTFVAPVVGVWKKGDISYVILGLPPKVELGQKRRHLRLELPPRDIKDFRIWPATEDGSFHFETDPKNWPAPLAVYTRDVPVGLKVLDLSGGGIKLSFDPHLYDGLDDFVARNPVLFMRLELEQTDQMEFPPYFMAARLRTKVQDPEQGVMMLGYEFVECCSTDGAETIDWVKIDPDRGIDDLVTWVFKRHLELYREREIV, encoded by the coding sequence ATGATCGACCTGTTTTCAATTCAGGCCTCGGAAAACCCGCTGCGGCAGATATCCCTGGCCTTCTTCAATTCCGGCGGACATCAGCCTGAAGAAAGCCGCATCGTGACCACGGCAATCCTGGTCGGGGCGGCCATTCTGGTCTACATCATCTGGAAACGCCTCGGCGGAGGGGCGCCCTGGAACCGGCAGTCCGGGTCCACCGTCATACCCAAGGACATCTCCTCCATTCTGGAACAGGCCATGGTCCTGCGCAGCCGCATCGACATGAGCTTCCATCCCATAGCCACATCCCGCCAGACCATCTCGTGCACGCTTTTCGAATTGGCGGACACGGGCATCACCCTGGAGATGCCCCTTGGCGTGAACCCGTCAGACGCATGGATCGGCAAGCTCATGGTCTGCTATTTCCGCATTCCCCGGGAGAACAAACAGCCCTATTACTACACCTTCGTGGCCCCGGTGGTCGGCGTCTGGAAGAAAGGCGATATCTCCTATGTAATCCTCGGCCTGCCTCCCAAGGTCGAACTTGGCCAGAAACGCAGGCATCTGCGGCTGGAACTTCCGCCCAGAGACATAAAGGATTTTCGCATCTGGCCGGCAACCGAGGACGGCAGTTTCCACTTCGAGACAGACCCCAAAAACTGGCCCGCCCCCCTGGCCGTCTATACCCGGGACGTCCCTGTCGGGCTGAAGGTGCTTGACCTTTCCGGTGGCGGCATCAAGCTGTCCTTTGATCCGCACCTCTACGACGGATTGGATGATTTCGTGGCCAGGAATCCGGTCCTGTTCATGCGACTGGAGCTTGAGCAGACCGATCAAATGGAATTTCCGCCGTACTTCATGGCGGCCAGACTGCGCACCAAGGTCCAGGACCCCGAGCAGGGCGTCATGATGCTCGGCTACGAATTCGTGGAATGCTGCTCGACCGATGGCGCTGAAACCATCGACTGGGTCAAGATCGATCCCGACCGCGGCATCGACGACTTGGTCACCTGGGTTTTCAAGCGCCACCTGGAGCTTTACCGGGAACGGGAAATTGTTTAG
- a CDS encoding radical SAM protein, translating into MTQNGHTMFRPPAEARSALIRVADGCPHNSCAFCAMYRGVAYRVHDQAAVSRSIALAAARDPGTRRIFLADGDVLALPATILETILETAHAAFPRLSRVNCYASGQALAGKSDAELERLRQNGLHTLYLGLESGSGEVLRRMAKGGTVREMIDGCLRAQNAGLTVSVMVLIGLGGRELSALHARQTAEALNAMQPSLLSCLRLVPIAGTALARRIADGSFTELTEEQSVHELRDILLNLELARTVFRADHSSNILPLAGRLPRDKARLVEELNELLETGALDRSTPGAMPALL; encoded by the coding sequence ATGACCCAAAACGGACACACCATGTTCAGGCCTCCCGCCGAAGCAAGAAGCGCGCTCATCCGCGTGGCCGACGGCTGCCCGCACAATTCCTGCGCTTTCTGCGCCATGTACAGGGGCGTTGCCTACCGCGTGCACGACCAGGCGGCCGTGAGCCGGAGCATCGCCCTGGCCGCCGCGCGGGACCCGGGTACCCGACGGATTTTTCTGGCCGACGGCGATGTGCTGGCCCTGCCCGCCACGATACTGGAAACTATTCTGGAGACGGCGCACGCGGCCTTTCCAAGACTTTCAAGGGTCAACTGCTATGCCTCCGGGCAGGCCCTGGCGGGCAAGAGCGATGCCGAGCTTGAGCGCCTGCGCCAAAACGGCCTGCATACGCTGTATCTCGGCCTTGAAAGCGGTTCCGGCGAAGTCCTGCGCCGCATGGCCAAGGGCGGCACGGTCCGCGAAATGATCGACGGCTGCCTGCGCGCCCAAAACGCCGGGCTGACCGTCTCGGTCATGGTCCTCATCGGCCTCGGCGGCCGGGAGCTGTCCGCGCTGCATGCCCGGCAGACCGCGGAGGCGCTGAACGCGATGCAGCCGTCCCTCCTGTCCTGCCTGCGCCTGGTCCCCATTGCGGGCACGGCCCTTGCGCGCCGCATCGCGGACGGGAGTTTCACGGAACTCACCGAAGAGCAGTCCGTGCACGAGCTGCGCGACATTCTCCTGAACCTGGAGCTTGCGCGAACCGTGTTCCGGGCCGACCACAGCTCAAACATCCTGCCCCTCGCCGGCCGATTGCCCCGCGACAAGGCCAGACTTGTGGAGGAACTGAACGAACTTCTTGAAACCGGAGCGCTGGACCGAAGCACTCCCGGAGCAATGCCTGCCCTGCTCTAG
- a CDS encoding ATP-binding protein — translation MFSTRRSLSLRLIISMGLLSLAASTILAAAQLHFKYKSNIAAVHGSMNQVASGDLKSISASLWQLDTTLLDIQLQGLVARPNFVHAAIVQSGKTIAEAGRVDAKRSIRREFELTFSFNDQPYALGKLVLVASLDGIRAQVGREFLDLLMGEVIVALVLVSALLFLFHRQVGMHLHSLAAQVRDISPVNLEQPIALGKKFRNDELDQVTASLEKMRRGLLEAFTKLSEEVEERRIAESRLSQAKEQAESATLAKTQFLANMSHEIRTPMNGVMGMLQLAMDNSDPAVIQQYLQTAMRSSRSLLRLLNDILDLSRLEASRMPVMHEPFDIRELMEDLTDSFQAVVLDRGLALRGTVDETVPTALFGDTVRIRQILTNLIGNAVKFTLRGKVEIRVSSLTPVKPGEHRIFIEVEDTGVGIPDKAQTGLFAPFAQADSTQTRKFEGSGLGLSITQHLVVLLGGSLAFESSPSGSLFAVCLPLQPAPPLALRNTPAPQPDDAQPMAPLKVLVAEDNPVNSTIAMKFLEGMRHTPTLATTGLKVLEYMRSEFFDLVLMDIQMPEMDGLEATRIIRSWPKSEGGETPIVAMTAHAFPSDTERFMAAGMNGHLAKPISRQDLERFLRSMPTARQA, via the coding sequence ATGTTTTCTACCCGCCGCAGTCTCAGCCTGCGCCTGATCATCTCCATGGGGCTCTTGAGCCTGGCGGCCAGCACCATCCTGGCCGCCGCCCAGCTTCATTTCAAATACAAGAGCAACATCGCGGCCGTGCACGGATCGATGAATCAGGTCGCATCCGGCGATCTCAAGAGCATCTCCGCGAGCCTGTGGCAGCTCGACACAACGCTGCTGGACATCCAGCTACAAGGGCTCGTCGCGCGGCCGAACTTCGTGCATGCAGCCATTGTCCAATCCGGCAAGACCATCGCCGAGGCCGGCCGCGTCGATGCCAAGAGATCCATAAGGCGTGAATTCGAGCTCACCTTTTCCTTCAATGATCAGCCCTATGCGCTTGGCAAACTCGTGCTGGTCGCGTCCCTCGACGGGATCAGGGCCCAGGTTGGCCGCGAATTTCTGGACCTCCTCATGGGCGAGGTCATTGTCGCCCTGGTTCTGGTCTCGGCCCTGCTTTTTCTTTTCCATCGCCAGGTGGGCATGCACCTGCACTCCCTGGCCGCCCAGGTCCGGGACATCTCTCCCGTTAACCTTGAGCAACCCATCGCCCTGGGTAAAAAATTTCGAAACGACGAACTTGATCAGGTCACCGCTTCGCTGGAGAAAATGCGACGCGGACTGCTGGAGGCCTTCACCAAACTGAGCGAGGAGGTCGAAGAACGGCGCATCGCCGAATCGAGACTTTCCCAGGCCAAGGAACAGGCCGAAAGCGCGACCCTGGCCAAGACACAATTCCTGGCCAACATGAGTCACGAAATCCGCACGCCCATGAACGGAGTCATGGGCATGCTCCAGCTGGCCATGGACAACTCCGATCCGGCCGTCATCCAGCAGTATCTGCAAACGGCCATGCGTTCCTCCCGCAGCCTGCTCCGGCTTCTGAACGACATTCTGGACCTGTCCCGGCTGGAGGCCTCCCGCATGCCCGTCATGCACGAGCCCTTCGACATCCGCGAACTCATGGAGGATTTGACGGACAGCTTTCAGGCCGTGGTTCTGGACCGGGGGCTTGCGTTGCGCGGCACTGTCGATGAAACCGTCCCCACGGCCCTGTTCGGGGACACGGTGCGCATCCGGCAGATCCTGACCAATCTCATCGGCAACGCGGTCAAATTCACCCTGCGCGGCAAGGTCGAGATTCGCGTCTCAAGCCTGACTCCCGTCAAACCCGGAGAGCACCGCATCTTCATCGAGGTGGAGGATACGGGGGTGGGCATCCCCGACAAGGCTCAGACCGGCCTGTTCGCGCCCTTTGCGCAGGCCGACTCGACTCAGACCCGCAAATTCGAGGGGTCGGGCCTTGGCCTCAGCATCACGCAACATCTGGTCGTGTTGTTGGGCGGCTCCCTTGCCTTTGAATCAAGCCCGAGCGGGTCGCTTTTTGCCGTCTGCCTGCCGTTGCAACCCGCGCCGCCGCTCGCGCTCAGAAACACTCCGGCGCCGCAACCGGACGACGCACAGCCCATGGCTCCTCTCAAGGTGCTCGTGGCCGAAGACAATCCCGTCAACAGCACCATCGCCATGAAGTTCCTGGAGGGCATGCGGCACACACCCACCCTGGCCACAACCGGGCTGAAGGTGCTTGAATACATGCGCAGCGAGTTTTTCGATCTGGTGCTCATGGACATCCAGATGCCGGAAATGGATGGATTGGAAGCGACCCGCATCATTCGGTCCTGGCCCAAATCCGAGGGTGGGGAGACGCCCATCGTTGCCATGACCGCCCATGCGTTCCCTTCCGACACCGAGCGTTTCATGGCCGCGGGAATGAACGGGCATCTGGCCAAACCCATCTCGCGCCAGGATCTGGAGCGGTTCCTGCGCTCAATGCCGACGGCGCGGCAGGCATGA